In Vibrio gangliei, a single window of DNA contains:
- the msrB gene encoding peptide-methionine (R)-S-oxide reductase MsrB: MKKTDKEWKQSLTEEQYRVCRLGGTEAPYSGTLLHNKDTGTYQCTCCHADLFSSDDKYDSGCGWPSFDKPISKSAIRYLEDHSHGMIRTEIRCAQCDSHLGHVFLDGPQDTTGQRFCVNSVSLIFNQ; this comes from the coding sequence GTGAAGAAAACAGATAAAGAATGGAAACAAAGTTTAACCGAAGAGCAGTATCGTGTATGTCGCTTGGGAGGAACGGAAGCTCCATACTCAGGAACATTGCTGCATAATAAAGACACCGGAACTTATCAATGTACTTGCTGCCATGCGGATTTGTTTTCATCGGACGATAAATATGATTCAGGCTGTGGTTGGCCTAGTTTCGATAAACCGATTTCTAAAAGCGCCATCCGTTATTTGGAAGATCATAGCCACGGTATGATTCGTACTGAAATTCGCTGTGCTCAGTGCGACAGCCACCTAGGTCATGTCTTTTTAGATGGGCCTCAAGATACGACAGGACAGCGTTTTTGCGTGAACTCGGTATCTTTAATTTTTAACCAGTAA
- the gap gene encoding type I glyceraldehyde-3-phosphate dehydrogenase: MTIKVGINGFGRIGRFVFRASVERDNIEVVGINDLIDVEYMAYMLKYDSTHGRFNGTVEVKDGNLIVNGKTVRVTAERNPEDLKWNEIGVDVVAEATGIFLTDETARKHITAGAKKVVLTGPSKDATPMFVMGVNHETYAGQDIVSNASCTTNCLAPIAKVLNDKWGIESGLMTTVHATTATQKTVDGPSAKDWRGGRGASQNIIPSSTGAAKAVGVVLPAVQGKLTGMAFRVPTANVSVVDLTVNLTNAASYADICAEMKRASENELAGVLGYTEDAVVSQDFIGETNTSVFDAAAGIALNDKFVKVVSWYDNEIGYSNKVLDLIAHISK; the protein is encoded by the coding sequence ATGACTATCAAAGTAGGTATTAACGGTTTTGGCCGTATTGGACGTTTCGTTTTCCGTGCTTCTGTTGAGCGTGACAACATCGAAGTTGTTGGTATCAACGACCTTATCGACGTTGAGTACATGGCATACATGCTTAAGTACGATTCAACTCACGGTCGTTTCAACGGTACTGTTGAAGTTAAAGACGGTAACCTAATCGTTAACGGTAAAACTGTACGTGTAACTGCTGAGCGTAACCCAGAAGATCTTAAGTGGAACGAAATCGGTGTTGATGTAGTTGCTGAAGCAACTGGTATCTTCCTAACTGACGAAACTGCACGTAAACACATCACTGCAGGTGCTAAGAAAGTTGTTCTTACTGGTCCTTCTAAAGACGCAACTCCAATGTTCGTTATGGGCGTAAACCACGAAACTTACGCTGGTCAAGACATCGTTTCTAACGCTTCTTGTACTACTAACTGCCTAGCGCCAATCGCTAAAGTTCTTAACGACAAGTGGGGCATCGAGTCTGGTCTTATGACTACTGTTCACGCTACTACAGCTACTCAAAAAACTGTAGACGGTCCTTCTGCGAAAGACTGGCGTGGTGGTCGTGGTGCTTCTCAAAACATCATCCCATCTTCAACTGGTGCTGCTAAAGCTGTAGGCGTTGTACTACCAGCTGTACAAGGCAAACTAACTGGTATGGCTTTCCGCGTACCAACTGCTAACGTTTCAGTTGTTGACCTAACAGTTAACCTAACTAACGCTGCTTCTTACGCTGACATCTGTGCAGAAATGAAACGCGCTTCTGAAAACGAACTAGCTGGCGTTCTAGGTTACACTGAAGATGCAGTTGTTTCTCAAGACTTCATCGGCGAAACTAACACTTCTGTATTCGATGCAGCTGCTGGTATCGCTCTAAACGACAAATTCGTTAAAGTTGTATCTTGGTACGACAACGAAATCGGCTACTCAAACAAAGTTCTTGACCTAATCGCTCACATCTCTAAGTAA
- a CDS encoding D-hexose-6-phosphate mutarotase: MNLTHLPIISTLSDCITVVQKDQVKIIRVQHPKAEAAISLFGGHVISFKPQGEQDLIFTSEDAIYDGETPLRGGIPVCWPWFAKAAEPSHGFARTTEWHLVEHRENEDGVMVRIELKPSEATLSIWPHQFEVFLDIEVSEQLTTSLRIKNTDDHAWKFSGALHTYFNIANILDTQITGMGDHYIDKLQAGKVCLGGDTLNITAGVDRVYTHPSKQILISDPNNQRTISVENEGDTAAVIWNPWEIAQGMVDMKDEAYINMVCVESTLFAETLEDGHSLEPGESYLLSTKIKLQ; encoded by the coding sequence ATGAACCTTACTCATCTACCGATTATCAGTACCCTATCTGATTGCATTACGGTTGTTCAAAAAGACCAAGTTAAAATTATCCGAGTTCAGCACCCTAAAGCCGAAGCGGCCATTTCTTTATTTGGCGGTCATGTTATTTCCTTTAAACCACAGGGCGAACAAGATCTTATCTTTACCAGTGAAGATGCTATTTATGATGGTGAAACGCCATTACGTGGTGGTATTCCTGTCTGCTGGCCATGGTTTGCTAAAGCTGCTGAACCTAGCCATGGTTTTGCACGCACAACAGAATGGCATTTAGTTGAGCATCGTGAAAATGAAGATGGCGTGATGGTTCGTATTGAATTAAAGCCTTCTGAAGCAACACTCTCGATTTGGCCACATCAATTTGAAGTGTTTCTTGATATTGAAGTCTCAGAACAATTAACCACGAGCCTACGCATTAAAAATACGGATGACCACGCTTGGAAGTTCTCTGGTGCGTTACATACTTACTTCAACATTGCCAATATTCTGGATACTCAAATTACTGGCATGGGTGATCATTACATCGACAAATTGCAAGCCGGTAAAGTGTGTCTAGGCGGTGATACACTGAACATCACAGCGGGTGTTGACCGTGTTTACACCCATCCATCAAAACAAATCTTAATCTCTGATCCAAACAATCAACGTACGATCAGTGTGGAGAATGAAGGCGACACGGCAGCGGTGATTTGGAACCCGTGGGAAATTGCTCAAGGCATGGTGGACATGAAAGATGAAGCCTACATCAATATGGTGTGTGTAGAATCCACTCTTTTCGCTGAAACGCTAGAAGATGGCCACTCACTTGAGCCTGGCGAAAGCTATTTACTCAGTACTAAGATAAAACTGCAGTAA
- the rlmA gene encoding 23S rRNA (guanine(745)-N(1))-methyltransferase: MTYQCPLCHQTLTAMPSGFKCERNHQFDRAKEGYVNLMPVQHKRSKQPGDNAEMMQARRRFLDSNQYHPMREAVAKLCVEHLTNTSHQLLDIGCGEGYYTDFIATQLQQQHSQATCYGLDISKVAIRYAAKRYSRDDLPFCVASSHRLPFADNSLDAVLRIYAPCQPAELARVTTDSGLVITVTPAARHLYQLREMVYQDVHLHDETPEVINGFELTVETKLHYTMTMNGEQADDLLQMTPFAWKASEAMRGELKSTEQFECEADFILRVYKKRVYKKLA, translated from the coding sequence ATGACTTATCAATGCCCTCTTTGCCATCAAACACTGACCGCCATGCCTAGTGGATTCAAGTGTGAACGTAATCATCAATTTGATCGAGCAAAAGAAGGCTATGTCAACTTAATGCCTGTACAGCATAAACGCTCGAAACAGCCTGGGGACAATGCAGAAATGATGCAAGCACGCCGTCGCTTCTTAGATTCGAACCAGTATCATCCCATGCGTGAAGCCGTGGCTAAGCTCTGTGTCGAGCACTTAACTAATACGTCACATCAACTGCTCGATATAGGCTGTGGAGAAGGCTATTACACCGATTTTATTGCCACACAATTACAGCAGCAACATTCTCAAGCTACCTGCTATGGGTTAGATATTTCAAAAGTCGCTATTCGTTATGCGGCCAAGCGTTATAGCCGTGATGACTTACCGTTCTGTGTCGCATCGAGTCACCGACTACCTTTTGCCGATAACAGTTTAGATGCCGTGTTACGTATTTACGCACCGTGCCAACCCGCAGAATTAGCTAGGGTAACCACAGATAGCGGATTGGTAATCACAGTCACTCCAGCAGCACGCCACTTATATCAATTACGCGAAATGGTGTACCAGGATGTTCATTTGCATGATGAAACACCTGAAGTCATTAATGGCTTTGAACTGACAGTCGAAACCAAGTTGCACTACACCATGACAATGAATGGCGAGCAAGCGGATGATTTATTGCAAATGACGCCATTTGCATGGAAAGCATCAGAGGCGATGCGTGGCGAGTTGAAATCGACCGAGCAATTTGAATGCGAAGCCGATTTCATACTACGTGTGTATAAAAAACGTGTGTATAAGAAGTTAGCTTAA